In Myotis daubentonii chromosome 10, mMyoDau2.1, whole genome shotgun sequence, one genomic interval encodes:
- the LANCL2 gene encoding lanC-like protein 2 has protein sequence MGETMSKRLRLHLGAEAEMEERAFPNRFPDYEAAASADAAASAAAEDTEGACPAPAPDELGLPFHDDGKIIHTFARRVQTKIKDLLQQMEEGLRTADPHDCSAYTGWTGIALLYLQLYRVTCDQTHLLRSLDYVKRTLRNLNGRRVTFLCGDAGPLAVGAVVYHKLRSDGESQDCIAKLLQLQRSIVCQDSDLPDELLYGRAGYLYALLYLNTEIGPGTVCESAVREVVTAIIESGKALSREERKAERCPLLYQWHRKQYVGAAHGMAGIYYMLMQPAAKVDQETLAEMVKPSIDYVRHKRFRSGNYPSSLSNETDRLVHWCHGASGVIHMLMQAYKVFREEKYLKDAMECSDVIWQRGLLRKGYGLCHGTAGNGYAFLSLYHLTQDRKYLYRACKFAEWCLDYGAHGCRIPDRPYSLFEGMAGAIHFLSDVLAPETSRFPAFELSSSQTDKKM, from the exons ATGGGCGAGACCATGTCCAAGAGGCTCAGGTTGCACCTGGGCGCCGAGGCGGAGATGGAGGAGCGCGCGTTCCCCAACCGCTTCCCGGACTACGAGGCCGCCGCCTCCGCGGACGCCGCTGCCTCCGCCGCGGCCGAGGACACGGAAGGGGCTTGCCCCGCACCCGCCCCCGACGAGCTCGGCCTCCCCTTTCACGACGACGGGAAG ATCATTCACACATTCGCAAGGCGGGTCCAGACCAAAATCAAAGATCTGCTGCAGCAGATGGAAGAAGGGCTGAGGACCGCGGACCCACACGACTGCTCTGCGTATACGGGCTGGACAG GCATAGCCCTGCTGTACCTGCAGTTGTACCGGGTGACGTGTGACCAGACGCACCTGCTGCGGTCCCTGGATTACGTCAAGAGGACCCTTCGGAATCTGAACGGCCGCCGGGTCACTTTCCTCTGCGGAGACGCTGGGCCGCTGGCCGTGGGCGCGGTGGTGTACCACAAACTCAGAAGTGACGGCGAGTCCCAGGACTGCATCGCGAA ACTTTTGCAGCTCCAGAGATCCATTGTCTGCCAAGATTCGGACCTTCCGGACGAGCTGCTCTATGGCCGGGCCGGGTATCTGTACGCCCTCCTCTACCTGAACACGGAGATCGGGCCAGGCACCGTGTGTGAGTCGGCCGTTAGAGAG GTCGTCACTGCTATTATTGAGTCGGGCAAGGCTCTGtcgagggaggagaggaaggctgagcgctgccccctgctgTACCAGTGGCACAGGAAGCAGTACGTGGGGGCAGCCCACGGCATGGCCGGGATCTACTACATGCTGATGCAG ccAGCAGCAAAAGTGGACCAGGAAACCCTGGCCGAGATGGTGAAGCCCAGCATCGATTACGTCCGCCACAAGCGCTTCCGCTCCGGGAACTACCCGTCGTCTCTGAGCAACGAAACAGACCGACTGGTCCACTGGTGCCACGGGGCCTCGGGGGTCATCCACATGCTGATGCAAGCGTACAAG GTGTTCAGGGAGGAGAAGTACCTGAAGGACGCCATGGAGTGCAGTGACGTGATCTGGCAGCGCGGCCTGCTGCGCAAGGGCTACGGGCTCTGCCACGGCACAGCCGGCAATGGCTACGCCTTCCTGTCCCTGTACCACCTCACCCAGGACAGGAAGTACCTCTACCGCGCTTGCAAG TTTGCAGAGTGGTGTCTGGACTATGGCGCCCACGGGTGCCGCATCCCCGACAGGCCCTATTCACTCTTCGAAG GCATGGCCGGCGCAATCCACTTTCTCTCCGACGTCCTGGCTCCTGAGACATCCCGGTTCCCGGCATTTGAACTTAGCTCTTCGCAGACGGATAAAAAGATGTAA